A single uncultured Acetobacterium sp. DNA region contains:
- the rsmG gene encoding 16S rRNA (guanine(527)-N(7))-methyltransferase RsmG, whose translation MNNRIEKLIALGNEADIEINNKQAEKLIDYMDRLLEKNKHINLTRITDEDEFIKLHLLDSLTLLKLIRNPKARILDVGTGGGFPGIPLAILLPDAQITLMDSTKKKLSVVQAIAQELGIDNVSILHGRAEELGQDLKYRERYELVTSRAVANLTLLSEYCLPLIKVGGQFLSMKGRDYQEELEAARKPIAVLGGKIVDIEKGLLLQSDYVHVIINVEKTKSTPNQFPRINGKIKKEAFPL comes from the coding sequence ATGAATAATCGCATAGAAAAATTAATCGCTTTAGGTAATGAAGCAGATATCGAGATCAATAACAAGCAGGCAGAAAAACTGATTGACTATATGGATCGCCTGCTAGAAAAAAACAAACACATCAACCTGACCCGGATAACCGATGAAGATGAGTTTATCAAACTCCATCTTCTGGATTCCCTGACATTACTAAAATTAATCAGAAATCCCAAAGCTAGGATCCTTGATGTGGGAACCGGTGGCGGTTTCCCAGGAATTCCCCTAGCAATACTTTTGCCGGATGCCCAGATTACTTTAATGGACTCCACTAAGAAAAAACTAAGTGTCGTTCAGGCGATCGCCCAGGAATTGGGAATTGATAATGTCAGCATCCTCCATGGCAGAGCAGAAGAACTCGGCCAAGACCTCAAGTATCGCGAAAGATATGAACTGGTCACCTCTCGGGCAGTGGCAAACCTGACGCTGCTTTCAGAATATTGTTTACCGCTTATTAAAGTGGGCGGACAGTTTTTATCGATGAAAGGTCGGGATTATCAGGAAGAACTGGAAGCAGCCAGAAAACCAATTGCTGTTTTAGGTGGGAAAATAGTTGATATTGAAAAAGGTTTGTTACTGCAAAGTGATTATGTTCATGTTATAATAAATGTGGAAAAAACAAAATCGACACCAAACCAATTTCCAAGAATTAACGGGAAGATAAAAAAAGAAGCATTTCCGTTATAA
- a CDS encoding YidC/Oxa1 family membrane protein insertase, translated as MDFLYQFFGWMLFHIYNIVGNYGLAIIVFTILVKVLLLPLNIKQTRSMKDMQRLQPELQKLNKKYKNNKEKLNEETLKLYKTFKVNPAGGCLPILLQFPILIGLYQTLLHPEQWVFVNGTITNIDMSFLWLHDNLSFLWVNGSYSLSTPDPLYILPILAALFTFITQKFTMASAPTTNPDDPNAKTQKIMLYVMPLMIGYISISMPAGVALYWVVQNVFTFVQQFIMMRMPEPDYSVEEAERRVREAEEERKAELAAKRAATNPNAQNANKKDKTDEPKKPLTRPASNKKIHSSKSYQPPAEQRKKPSVEIPERDEAQEEAYQKAKERYDNK; from the coding sequence ATGGATTTTTTATACCAGTTCTTTGGTTGGATGCTTTTCCATATTTATAACATCGTTGGAAATTATGGATTAGCCATCATCGTGTTTACGATATTAGTGAAGGTTTTATTACTACCGCTTAATATCAAACAAACCAGGTCCATGAAGGATATGCAACGCCTTCAGCCGGAATTACAAAAGTTAAATAAAAAGTATAAAAATAACAAAGAAAAATTGAATGAAGAAACTTTAAAGCTCTACAAAACCTTTAAAGTTAATCCGGCTGGCGGTTGCTTGCCAATATTATTGCAATTTCCAATATTAATTGGTTTATACCAAACCTTGTTACATCCGGAACAATGGGTGTTTGTCAATGGCACGATTACCAATATTGATATGTCTTTTTTATGGCTACACGATAACCTGTCGTTTTTGTGGGTCAATGGATCGTATAGTTTAAGTACTCCAGATCCACTCTATATATTGCCGATTTTAGCGGCATTATTTACCTTTATCACTCAAAAATTTACGATGGCTTCGGCCCCAACGACCAATCCGGATGATCCCAATGCTAAAACTCAAAAAATTATGCTCTATGTCATGCCGCTGATGATTGGCTATATTTCGATCTCGATGCCGGCAGGGGTTGCACTTTATTGGGTCGTTCAAAATGTCTTTACATTTGTCCAGCAATTTATTATGATGCGTATGCCAGAGCCAGATTATTCAGTTGAAGAAGCAGAGCGTCGGGTTCGTGAAGCCGAAGAAGAACGAAAAGCTGAATTAGCGGCAAAACGGGCGGCAACAAATCCCAATGCCCAAAATGCCAATAAAAAAGATAAAACGGATGAGCCTAAAAAACCGTTGACGCGACCAGCTTCAAATAAAAAAATACACAGCTCTAAATCCTATCAGCCACCGGCTGAACAACGAAAAAAACCATCAGTTGAAATTCCCGAGCGCGATGAAGCTCAGGAAGAAGCCTATCAAAAAGCCAAGGAACGTTATGATAACAAGTAA
- the mnmE gene encoding tRNA uridine-5-carboxymethylaminomethyl(34) synthesis GTPase MnmE, whose product MEVLLQNEDTIAAVATGMGGAGIGIIRISGDQAVELGNNLFVNPKGKTLKTAKSHELIYGKIIDTETHKDIDEVLISKMKAPHSYTAEDVVEINCHGGIVPMRKILKLVIQAGARLAEPGEFTKRAFLNGRMDLTQAEAVIDIINAKTEKSLEYSVAQLEGRLSQKLEELDGTLIEILSHMEVNIDYPEYDIEEISYHFVNTQILSLLKKINEILAVAETGKIYREGITTAILGEPNVGKSSLLNTLLMEDKAIVTDIPGTTRDTIEEYINIEGIPFKIIDTAGIRETENLVEKIGVEKSKALLNQTNLVIFMRDISKALSEGEKELIELLKNRRTIYIANKTDAVSERELEIPTPWIPMSLLEDEGIELLKQKMLQMVFEGTVNQDADYLITNTRHISLLETTKTSLENAIKTMDSQMPIELVSIDVMEALEALRGITGKAVGMDIIDQIFKNFCIGK is encoded by the coding sequence GTGGAAGTCTTATTACAAAACGAGGATACCATTGCAGCGGTAGCCACCGGTATGGGTGGGGCTGGGATTGGTATCATCCGAATCAGTGGCGATCAGGCCGTGGAATTAGGGAATAATCTTTTTGTTAATCCCAAGGGAAAGACACTAAAAACAGCAAAAAGTCATGAATTAATTTATGGAAAAATAATCGACACAGAGACGCATAAAGATATCGATGAGGTGCTAATTTCAAAAATGAAAGCGCCGCACTCCTATACCGCCGAAGATGTCGTTGAAATTAATTGTCATGGCGGCATTGTACCGATGCGTAAAATATTGAAATTGGTGATTCAAGCTGGTGCTCGTTTGGCTGAACCCGGTGAATTTACCAAACGGGCCTTTTTGAACGGCCGGATGGATCTGACCCAGGCGGAAGCCGTCATTGATATCATCAATGCCAAGACTGAAAAGAGCCTGGAATACTCAGTGGCTCAACTGGAAGGACGTTTATCTCAAAAATTGGAAGAGTTAGATGGAACCCTCATTGAGATCTTATCGCATATGGAAGTCAATATTGATTATCCCGAATATGATATTGAAGAAATATCTTATCATTTTGTTAATACCCAGATTCTGAGTTTACTAAAAAAGATTAACGAAATACTGGCCGTGGCAGAAACTGGAAAGATTTACCGGGAAGGTATTACAACGGCCATTCTCGGTGAACCGAATGTTGGCAAATCATCCTTATTGAATACCTTGTTAATGGAAGATAAAGCGATTGTTACCGATATTCCCGGAACGACCCGGGATACCATTGAAGAATATATTAACATCGAGGGGATTCCCTTTAAAATAATTGATACTGCCGGAATTAGAGAAACAGAAAATTTGGTTGAAAAAATTGGCGTGGAAAAATCCAAAGCATTGTTAAACCAAACGAATCTGGTTATCTTCATGCGGGATATTTCCAAAGCGTTGTCCGAGGGGGAAAAAGAGCTCATTGAGCTGCTGAAAAACCGGCGCACCATTTATATTGCCAATAAAACCGATGCTGTTTCAGAGCGAGAGCTTGAGATACCGACCCCATGGATTCCCATGTCCCTGTTAGAAGATGAAGGCATTGAACTACTTAAACAAAAAATGCTGCAAATGGTCTTTGAAGGAACGGTTAATCAGGATGCCGATTATCTGATTACCAATACCCGGCATATTTCATTATTGGAAACGACCAAAACCAGTTTAGAAAATGCTATTAAAACCATGGACAGCCAAATGCCCATTGAATTAGTCAGCATTGATGTCATGGAAGCCCTTGAAGCGCTCCGGGGAATCACCGGTAAGGCCGTTGGCATGGATATCATTGATCAGATTTTTAAAAATTTCTGTATTGGAAAGTAG
- a CDS encoding ParB/RepB/Spo0J family partition protein, protein MGKNTGLGKGLRALFPDEAIITSKEDEPLEVDVEKLVFYVKTNNVRPNPKQPRKTFDRGKLEELGASIKEHGIVQPLVVKPETKGYTIIAGERRWRAANMIGLKEVPVIVKDLPPEEVLEIAIIENVQRENLNSIEEAMAFEALMENFNLTQGEIGIRIGKSRTAIANTLRLLKLPKTIQNELAEGNISSGHARAILILEDPVKMEAFTNEIIENGLSVRDAENRIKKMQNEGLAKPLQKQKENNNGYIIEIQEVLEKKYAIKVNLSSRGKKGKIEFVYSSLEELDRLLEQLGYQKTN, encoded by the coding sequence ATGGGAAAAAACACAGGTTTAGGAAAAGGTCTTAGAGCGTTATTTCCCGATGAGGCAATCATCACTTCCAAAGAAGATGAACCGTTAGAAGTTGATGTGGAGAAACTGGTTTTCTACGTCAAAACCAATAATGTTCGACCAAATCCAAAACAACCTCGAAAAACCTTTGATCGTGGAAAGCTTGAAGAGTTGGGCGCATCCATCAAAGAGCATGGCATCGTCCAACCGTTGGTGGTAAAACCAGAAACCAAGGGTTATACCATTATTGCCGGTGAACGGCGCTGGCGGGCGGCCAATATGATCGGGTTAAAAGAAGTGCCGGTAATTGTTAAAGATCTGCCGCCGGAAGAAGTGTTGGAAATTGCGATTATTGAAAATGTCCAGCGTGAGAACCTGAATAGCATTGAAGAAGCAATGGCTTTTGAAGCGTTAATGGAAAACTTTAATCTGACTCAGGGAGAAATCGGTATTCGGATCGGCAAAAGTCGAACTGCGATTGCTAATACCCTAAGACTGCTAAAATTACCGAAAACCATTCAAAATGAATTGGCAGAGGGAAATATCAGCTCCGGTCATGCCAGAGCAATTCTGATTCTTGAAGATCCAGTAAAGATGGAAGCATTTACCAACGAAATTATCGAAAATGGCTTAAGTGTTAGAGATGCGGAAAACCGCATTAAAAAAATGCAAAACGAGGGTTTAGCAAAACCACTTCAGAAGCAAAAGGAAAACAACAATGGTTATATTATCGAAATCCAGGAAGTGCTGGAAAAAAAATATGCCATCAAGGTGAATTTAAGCAGCCGTGGGAAAAAGGGGAAAATCGAGTTTGTTTATTCCTCGCTGGAAGAATTGGATCGTCTTCTGGAACAGTTGGGATATCAGAAAACAAACTAA
- a CDS encoding ParA family protein has product MAKIVAVFNQKGGVGKTTTNINLTTALSLEGYRILVIDIDPQGNTSSGFGIEKNNLEKSVYNGIIHGDNLKEIILTTDYENLNILPSHPDLAGAEIELTNLSQRELRLKNSIEEVKQFYDYIFIDCPPSLGLLTINALAMTDTVLIPIQCEFYALEGVSQLMNTISLVKQGLNPKLEIEGVLMTMFDSRTNLSNQVVDEVVDYFKDKVYETMIPRNIRLAEAPSYGQTIFEYASSSKGSKAYLALAKEFIQRQE; this is encoded by the coding sequence ATGGCGAAAATCGTGGCAGTATTTAATCAAAAAGGTGGCGTTGGTAAAACGACCACAAATATTAACTTAACCACTGCCCTCAGTTTGGAAGGATACCGAATTCTGGTTATTGACATTGATCCTCAGGGGAATACCAGCAGCGGATTCGGAATTGAAAAGAATAATCTGGAAAAGAGTGTTTATAATGGGATTATCCATGGCGATAATTTAAAAGAAATCATCTTAACCACCGATTATGAAAATCTTAACATTCTTCCGTCCCATCCAGATTTGGCAGGGGCTGAAATTGAATTGACGAATTTATCACAAAGAGAGCTTCGCCTTAAAAACAGTATTGAAGAGGTCAAACAATTCTATGATTATATCTTCATTGATTGTCCACCTTCATTAGGTTTATTAACCATTAATGCACTGGCCATGACAGATACCGTGTTGATACCGATCCAATGCGAGTTTTATGCCTTGGAAGGCGTCAGTCAGCTGATGAATACCATTAGTCTGGTAAAACAGGGTTTAAATCCCAAATTGGAAATCGAAGGTGTGCTGATGACCATGTTTGATAGCCGCACCAATCTATCCAACCAGGTGGTCGATGAAGTGGTTGATTATTTTAAAGACAAGGTCTATGAGACCATGATTCCCAGAAATATCCGTTTGGCTGAGGCTCCCAGCTATGGCCAGACGATTTTTGAATATGCCAGCTCATCAAAAGGATCCAAAGCATATCTCGCCCTTGCAAAAGAGTTTATACAAAGACAGGAGTAA
- the jag gene encoding RNA-binding cell elongation regulator Jag/EloR, producing MNKTVTGTGKTVEDAINHGLQQLGVTKDQVETNVLQVPDSGLMKIFGKKEAIVEVSLINNPEQRALDFLNDVLNAMKISCKIQTRLEDKVLFIDLEGKDMGVLIGRRGQTLDSLQYLVSLVINRQHEEYVRVILDTENYRAKREKTLEDLGEKMANKAVYYQKKMLLEPMNPSERRVIHAKLQNHEKVFTFSEGEEPYRRVVIQLKDKN from the coding sequence ATGAATAAGACAGTAACGGGTACTGGTAAAACCGTAGAAGATGCTATTAACCATGGTTTGCAACAGCTTGGCGTGACCAAAGATCAAGTTGAAACAAATGTATTGCAAGTACCAGACAGTGGTTTAATGAAGATTTTTGGAAAAAAAGAGGCAATTGTTGAGGTGTCACTCATTAATAATCCTGAACAACGGGCCCTTGATTTTTTAAATGATGTGCTTAATGCCATGAAAATCAGCTGTAAAATTCAAACCCGTCTTGAAGACAAAGTATTATTCATTGATTTGGAAGGTAAGGATATGGGTGTCCTGATTGGACGTCGTGGTCAAACCTTGGATTCTCTTCAGTATTTAGTAAGTTTAGTTATCAACCGACAGCACGAAGAATACGTTCGGGTCATTCTGGATACCGAAAATTACCGGGCGAAACGCGAAAAGACCTTAGAAGATCTGGGTGAGAAAATGGCTAATAAAGCGGTTTACTATCAAAAGAAAATGCTGCTTGAACCGATGAATCCCTCAGAACGACGTGTCATTCATGCCAAGCTTCAAAATCACGAGAAGGTCTTTACCTTTAGTGAAGGTGAAGAACCCTATCGTCGGGTGGTTATCCAACTAAAAGATAAAAATTAA
- a CDS encoding DUF951 domain-containing protein, translated as MEIKEYNLGDRVEMKKKHPCGSFEWEIIRLGADIKIKCLGCGHIVMLQRSKFNKQIKKVLIEDKVEQ; from the coding sequence TTGGAAATTAAAGAATATAATTTAGGTGATCGGGTAGAAATGAAAAAAAAGCATCCCTGTGGCAGTTTTGAGTGGGAAATCATTCGACTGGGTGCCGATATTAAAATAAAATGCTTAGGTTGTGGTCACATTGTCATGCTACAGCGGTCCAAATTCAATAAACAGATAAAGAAAGTATTAATTGAGGACAAGGTAGAACAATGA
- the mnmG gene encoding tRNA uridine-5-carboxymethylaminomethyl(34) synthesis enzyme MnmG translates to MTYSGGDYDIIVIGAGHAGSEAALASARIGLKTLLLTINLDSVAMMPCNPSIGGTGKGHLVREIDALGGEMGKNIDATMIQCKMLNTAKGPAVHSLRAQADKKAYQFRMKEVIENQVNLLLKQQEATEIIVENGKITGVVVNTGALYTCKAAIICSGTYLKGRIIIGDVQYDGGPNGLFPAMYLSDSLEKNGIELQRFKTGTPARVDAKTLDYTKMIIQEGDEHIVPFSFETDQIDIDQVPCYLTYTNVETHNIINANIERSPLYTGEVVGIGPRYCPSIETKVMRFHDKERHQIFMEPEGLNTNEIYVQGMSSCLPEDVQIALYRTVPGMEKVEFMRSAYAIEYDCIHPTRLKASLESKAVQGLFFAGQINGTSGYEEAGAQGLIAGINASLYLRGEQPVIIDRSEGYIGVLIDDIITKGIDEPYRMMTSRAEYRLLLRQDNADLRLTEIGHRVGLISEERFQKFLDKKEQIKQEIERLNHVTVKPIKENNEILKSFGSSEIQHGLSIGELIRRPEVKYLQTDVFDPERPQLHWSVVEQVEVQIKYEGYIKKQLQQVEQFKKLEHKLIPQGINYPEIGGLRIEAAEKLQEIKPLSIGQASRISGVSPADISVLLIALEQRRRSSVKDVTTNE, encoded by the coding sequence ATGACATACTCAGGAGGAGACTACGACATTATTGTCATCGGCGCCGGTCATGCTGGATCGGAGGCGGCGCTGGCCAGCGCCCGGATTGGATTAAAAACGCTGTTGTTAACCATCAATCTGGATTCAGTAGCGATGATGCCCTGTAATCCATCGATCGGCGGCACCGGAAAGGGACACCTCGTCCGAGAAATAGATGCCCTTGGTGGTGAAATGGGAAAAAATATTGATGCCACCATGATTCAGTGCAAAATGTTAAATACCGCAAAAGGCCCGGCGGTTCATTCATTACGGGCGCAGGCGGATAAAAAAGCCTATCAATTTCGAATGAAAGAAGTTATTGAGAACCAGGTTAACCTGCTTTTAAAACAACAGGAAGCCACCGAGATTATTGTTGAAAATGGCAAAATCACCGGCGTCGTTGTTAACACTGGAGCATTATATACCTGTAAAGCGGCGATCATCTGCAGCGGCACCTATTTAAAAGGACGGATTATTATTGGCGATGTTCAATATGATGGTGGACCAAACGGCTTATTTCCGGCCATGTATTTATCCGATAGTCTGGAAAAAAACGGTATTGAACTGCAGCGCTTTAAAACCGGAACCCCAGCCCGGGTGGATGCGAAAACCCTGGACTATACTAAGATGATTATTCAGGAGGGGGATGAGCATATTGTGCCATTTTCCTTTGAAACGGATCAGATTGACATTGACCAGGTACCCTGTTATCTGACTTATACGAATGTGGAGACGCATAACATCATCAATGCTAACATTGAGCGGTCACCCTTATATACTGGCGAAGTGGTGGGAATCGGGCCACGATATTGTCCATCCATTGAAACGAAGGTCATGCGTTTTCATGATAAAGAGCGCCATCAGATTTTTATGGAGCCGGAAGGTTTGAATACCAATGAGATCTATGTTCAGGGGATGTCATCCTGTCTGCCGGAAGATGTTCAGATCGCTTTGTATCGAACGGTCCCGGGTATGGAGAAGGTTGAATTTATGCGTTCGGCCTATGCCATCGAGTATGACTGCATTCATCCGACCCGCTTAAAGGCGTCATTGGAATCCAAGGCAGTCCAGGGGTTGTTTTTTGCTGGTCAAATCAATGGCACCTCCGGTTATGAAGAAGCTGGAGCTCAGGGGTTGATCGCCGGCATTAATGCATCACTCTATTTACGGGGTGAACAACCAGTAATTATTGATCGCTCAGAAGGATACATTGGCGTGCTGATTGATGACATCATTACCAAAGGGATTGATGAACCGTATCGGATGATGACTTCCCGGGCAGAATACCGATTGTTGTTGCGACAGGATAATGCCGATCTTCGTTTGACGGAGATTGGTCATCGGGTTGGGCTCATCAGTGAGGAACGCTTTCAGAAGTTCTTAGATAAAAAGGAACAGATCAAACAGGAAATTGAACGATTAAACCATGTCACCGTTAAACCGATCAAAGAGAATAATGAAATTTTAAAATCATTTGGCAGTTCAGAGATTCAGCATGGCTTATCGATTGGTGAATTGATCAGACGGCCGGAAGTAAAATACTTACAAACCGATGTCTTTGATCCGGAGCGGCCACAACTCCACTGGAGTGTGGTGGAACAGGTGGAAGTACAGATAAAATATGAGGGTTATATCAAAAAACAATTGCAGCAAGTCGAACAGTTTAAAAAGCTGGAACATAAACTAATTCCTCAGGGAATTAATTATCCCGAAATTGGCGGATTACGAATTGAAGCAGCGGAAAAGCTGCAAGAAATAAAACCACTTTCGATTGGACAGGCATCACGAATATCCGGGGTTTCACCAGCAGATATTTCGGTTTTGTTAATTGCCCTGGAACAACGCCGGAGAAGTTCAGTAAAGGATGTAACCACAAATGAATAA
- a CDS encoding mechanosensitive ion channel family protein, giving the protein MEYLASNFQSFLAQFDFNNLMQKCIISVLILVVVFISFKIIFRVIDRVFDENRANFEPRDVRRVITLNNVTKTAIRAGIWTAAALIILGQFMDIGSLLAVAGVGTLAIGFGAKGIVEDVMSGFVIVFENQFSVGDYVIIDDDHYGIVENIGIRTTSVREFDGGLFIIHNGKIDQLVNYSKGHIKAVVDVSIAYEEDINKVLDLLEEICEDLYLNHEDLFKIRPEVQGVTRLDPSAVNIRISCDEDASSKFTAETVLRQRIKEVFQEQKIEIPYAKSIVYTRDPAINAGAKNEPEVKLGN; this is encoded by the coding sequence ATGGAATATTTAGCGAGTAATTTTCAAAGTTTTTTAGCACAATTTGATTTTAATAATCTGATGCAAAAATGCATTATTTCAGTTTTAATACTGGTAGTCGTTTTTATTAGTTTTAAAATTATCTTTCGCGTGATTGATCGGGTTTTTGATGAAAATCGCGCTAATTTTGAACCAAGGGACGTACGACGCGTCATTACCCTGAACAATGTTACCAAAACAGCAATCAGAGCCGGTATTTGGACAGCCGCAGCCTTGATTATTCTGGGTCAATTTATGGATATTGGGTCGCTTCTAGCAGTAGCAGGGGTGGGGACTTTGGCCATTGGTTTTGGTGCAAAAGGAATTGTTGAAGATGTCATGAGTGGTTTTGTGATTGTTTTTGAAAACCAGTTCAGCGTCGGTGACTACGTAATCATTGATGACGATCATTACGGGATTGTTGAAAATATCGGGATCCGAACCACTAGCGTCCGGGAATTTGATGGAGGTTTATTTATTATTCACAATGGCAAGATCGATCAGCTGGTCAATTATTCAAAAGGGCATATTAAAGCCGTTGTGGACGTAAGTATTGCCTATGAGGAAGACATCAACAAGGTGCTTGACCTGCTGGAAGAAATCTGTGAGGATCTTTATTTAAACCACGAAGACTTATTTAAAATAAGACCCGAGGTTCAGGGGGTGACCCGGCTTGATCCATCGGCGGTGAATATCCGGATTAGCTGTGATGAAGATGCATCGTCAAAATTTACCGCCGAAACGGTATTACGTCAACGAATTAAAGAAGTTTTTCAGGAACAAAAAATTGAAATTCCCTACGCCAAATCAATCGTCTATACGCGTGACCCGGCGATCAATGCGGGAGCGAAAAACGAACCAGAGGTGAAACTTGGAAATTAA
- the rnpA gene encoding ribonuclease P protein component produces MKIKSLCKENDFKRVFKVGDVFGNKVFVIYYIKNENNTNRLGIIVSKKVSKKAVIRNKVKRRIKEAYRLNEDSFSKGYDIILIAKESIKEVPYSSLEKSLKHLFYKKNLMRP; encoded by the coding sequence ATGAAGATAAAGTCCCTATGCAAGGAAAATGATTTTAAACGTGTTTTTAAAGTTGGGGATGTGTTTGGAAACAAGGTATTTGTTATCTATTATATAAAGAACGAAAACAATACAAATCGTTTGGGGATAATTGTAAGCAAAAAAGTTTCTAAAAAAGCTGTGATTAGAAATAAGGTAAAAAGACGAATTAAAGAGGCATATCGTCTTAATGAAGATTCTTTTTCAAAGGGTTATGATATTATTCTAATTGCTAAGGAATCCATTAAAGAAGTGCCGTATAGTAGTTTGGAAAAATCGTTAAAACATTTGTTTTATAAGAAGAATCTCATGAGGCCATAA
- a CDS encoding stage II sporulation protein M, whose product MKTYLMRQWKGAETYFEKNLKPTFYFCLAFFVIMIVLNTMVFLSDPQMSQTYFNELQSLFKEKQFLDGSGVELWFGIFFNNLLASAISILLGVIPFLFLPMFSLASNAIIIGLMGAVYQINGVGWMPFLIGILPHGVIEIPALILGITLGVHICLKLVKTILRRSFKGELKQAVIGCMRIYILWMIPLFFIAAFIETFMTPILFNAVV is encoded by the coding sequence ATGAAAACTTATTTGATGCGACAATGGAAAGGTGCCGAAACTTACTTCGAAAAGAACCTTAAACCGACGTTTTATTTTTGTCTGGCCTTTTTTGTTATTATGATTGTTTTAAATACCATGGTATTTCTTAGCGACCCACAGATGAGTCAAACCTATTTTAATGAATTACAGTCATTATTTAAGGAAAAACAATTTCTGGATGGCTCAGGAGTCGAATTATGGTTTGGTATTTTTTTCAATAATCTGCTCGCCAGTGCCATCAGTATCCTTCTCGGAGTGATTCCGTTTTTGTTTTTGCCGATGTTTTCGCTGGCTTCCAATGCCATTATTATTGGTCTGATGGGAGCCGTATATCAAATCAATGGCGTCGGCTGGATGCCCTTTTTAATCGGGATTCTACCTCATGGGGTGATTGAAATCCCCGCTCTGATCCTGGGGATAACACTGGGAGTTCATATTTGCTTAAAACTGGTGAAAACAATTTTAAGAAGGAGTTTCAAAGGCGAATTAAAACAGGCGGTCATCGGATGTATGCGGATTTATATATTATGGATGATCCCCCTGTTTTTTATTGCCGCCTTTATTGAAACCTTTATGACTCCGATTTTATTCAATGCCGTTGTTTAA
- the yidD gene encoding membrane protein insertion efficiency factor YidD codes for MLKKFLILIVRGYQKFISPLLGNNCRFSPTCSQYFIMAVDKYGVVKGSYLGGKRILRCHPFNPGGYDPLP; via the coding sequence ATGTTAAAAAAATTCCTAATTTTGATTGTTAGAGGATATCAGAAATTCATTTCACCTCTTTTAGGAAATAATTGTCGTTTCAGTCCCACCTGTTCACAGTATTTTATTATGGCCGTCGATAAATACGGTGTAGTAAAGGGAAGTTATTTGGGTGGAAAGCGCATTCTTAGATGCCATCCTTTTAATCCCGGGGGATATGATCCCCTTCCTTAA
- a CDS encoding CvpA family protein, which translates to MSFSALTSLDFICILICLFSGILGYKRGAINTLISFGGFIASFVIAWLFSATLGEWLINAGVFNSLFATINVDGIAQSLIAAGTQQNDLINSALGAAITNGGQSVLDQGVTAIADLIKQGIAQSISFGIIVIGVSVLCWILQIIFIGITKLPVIGTVNRLTGLLLGLILGVAVVAVMLWVFSIINLSTGGAANLPSYQNSYLIEIGTPYVNKYMGIQ; encoded by the coding sequence ATGAGTTTTTCAGCATTGACATCACTTGATTTTATTTGCATCCTGATTTGCTTGTTTTCAGGAATATTAGGATACAAACGAGGTGCAATAAATACCCTGATTAGTTTCGGGGGATTTATTGCATCTTTTGTAATAGCATGGCTTTTTTCTGCCACTTTGGGGGAGTGGCTCATTAATGCTGGCGTTTTTAATAGTCTTTTTGCGACCATCAATGTCGATGGCATTGCCCAATCGCTGATAGCAGCCGGAACCCAACAAAATGATTTAATAAACTCGGCGTTAGGTGCCGCCATTACCAATGGGGGACAATCAGTATTGGATCAAGGCGTAACTGCCATTGCTGATCTGATTAAGCAAGGCATTGCCCAAAGCATCAGCTTTGGAATCATTGTTATTGGCGTATCGGTGCTTTGCTGGATCCTGCAGATTATTTTTATAGGAATCACAAAACTGCCAGTCATTGGAACCGTTAATCGGCTAACTGGCTTGCTCCTGGGTTTGATTTTGGGAGTGGCTGTGGTTGCGGTAATGCTCTGGGTATTTTCAATTATTAATCTTTCTACGGGTGGGGCAGCGAATCTGCCATCATATCAAAATAGCTACCTGATTGAGATTGGAACACCGTATGTGAATAAATATATGGGAATTCAATAG